A single Brachybacterium sillae DNA region contains:
- a CDS encoding patatin-like phospholipase family protein: MTTTHDRALVLGGGGLAGIAWETGILLGLERHGITLRSADLIVGTSAGSAVAAQVAGPTSLDDLFTMQIEGAVQEIPGKVGPLNMLRLFRAGRGHRDERTALVKVGALALRARTVAEPVRRAVIEQRLPVHTWPEQALKIPATNARTGEVRVFDATDRVDLVDAVAASCAVPTVLG, from the coding sequence ATGACGACGACCCACGACAGAGCCCTCGTTCTCGGCGGCGGTGGCCTGGCCGGCATCGCCTGGGAGACGGGGATCCTCCTCGGCTTGGAGCGGCACGGCATCACGCTGCGCTCGGCCGACCTCATCGTGGGCACGTCGGCTGGCTCAGCCGTGGCTGCCCAGGTCGCGGGCCCCACCTCACTCGACGACCTGTTCACGATGCAGATCGAGGGGGCGGTCCAGGAGATCCCCGGCAAGGTCGGGCCGCTCAACATGCTGCGACTCTTCCGCGCCGGGCGAGGACACCGGGACGAGCGCACGGCCCTGGTCAAGGTCGGGGCGCTCGCCCTGCGGGCCAGGACGGTCGCCGAGCCCGTGCGTCGCGCCGTCATCGAACAACGCCTCCCCGTGCACACGTGGCCGGAGCAGGCCCTGAAGATCCCGGCAACGAACGCCCGCACCGGTGAGGTGCGCGTGTTCGACGCCACCGACCGCGTCGACCTCGTCGATGCGGTCGCGGCCAGCTGCGCCGTCCCGACGGTATTGGGCTGA